In Syntrophotaleaceae bacterium, a genomic segment contains:
- a CDS encoding caspase family protein, whose translation MAKRAAVVIGVDQTGHLPKLTSASKGARAVAEWLLNEGYDVECLTDESGPVHAAHIEEAVSRFVTLPPRYHLLVVYFSGHGFWHARSDLWLLSGAPTKTTDAINLDGAMDLARYSGIPNVVFISDACRSIPDSRVGAKVVGIDAFPNYAEISTISKIDVFKATSEALSAYEGEIDGKRHSILTYALLSAFKKPEPAMVRQLNVGTEQLYVVPNRALEKYLQKKVDAILEHIDINLTQCIEANVPSDDDVYIACVRGRVQPFLFEGPERLEERSTESPGRAAAAILNRTLTGGSQLEGAGADEMMTEFDQATESKVASRMPSEAVEHFETQAGFLVHGARIARAVAARGANHVRVDLLESGDGGQNPALIRLGNLRPAVSVALQTEDGRCAILAGLDGYIGHATFDGRGLVNVNYVPSANHWRWDLFRQVKDKIDRLRALVATAVEDNRFHVRSEAEAEELGRRIRVEKAIDPTLGLYAAYAFLQAGNIDAVNSVHEYMLHDLQTDLFDVKALATRHARKSWQLDPVVPFCPMLTQTWNLLRPRGIPLHPVLQAALPHLCNALWTTFTPEGAIPILQAIERGELL comes from the coding sequence ATGGCAAAGAGAGCGGCAGTGGTCATCGGCGTGGATCAGACCGGTCACCTGCCCAAGCTGACTTCGGCCTCCAAGGGGGCGAGGGCGGTGGCGGAATGGCTGCTAAATGAAGGCTATGACGTGGAATGCCTGACCGATGAATCGGGGCCTGTGCATGCCGCACATATCGAGGAGGCGGTCTCCAGGTTTGTTACCCTGCCCCCTCGCTATCATCTTCTCGTCGTTTATTTCTCGGGACACGGTTTCTGGCATGCCCGTTCCGATCTGTGGCTGCTGAGCGGTGCGCCGACGAAAACCACCGACGCCATCAACCTCGACGGGGCCATGGACCTGGCGCGCTACTCGGGCATTCCCAACGTGGTTTTCATCTCCGATGCCTGCCGATCGATCCCCGATTCCCGGGTGGGGGCGAAAGTCGTCGGCATCGACGCTTTTCCCAATTACGCCGAAATCAGCACAATATCGAAAATCGATGTCTTCAAGGCCACCAGCGAGGCACTGTCCGCCTATGAGGGGGAGATCGACGGCAAGCGGCACAGTATTCTGACGTACGCCCTCCTGTCCGCCTTCAAAAAACCGGAACCCGCGATGGTGCGGCAGCTGAACGTAGGCACCGAACAGTTGTATGTGGTTCCCAACCGAGCCCTGGAAAAGTATCTGCAGAAAAAAGTCGACGCCATCCTGGAACATATCGATATCAACCTCACCCAGTGCATCGAAGCCAATGTCCCTTCCGACGACGACGTTTATATCGCCTGCGTGCGCGGGCGGGTACAGCCCTTTCTGTTCGAGGGACCGGAGCGGCTCGAGGAGCGCTCCACTGAAAGTCCCGGCCGGGCCGCCGCTGCAATTCTGAACCGGACCTTGACCGGCGGCTCGCAGCTGGAAGGTGCCGGCGCGGATGAAATGATGACGGAATTCGATCAGGCGACGGAATCCAAGGTGGCCTCGCGGATGCCGAGCGAAGCCGTCGAGCACTTCGAAACTCAGGCCGGCTTTCTGGTTCATGGTGCACGCATCGCCAGGGCGGTGGCGGCGAGGGGAGCAAACCATGTCAGGGTCGACCTTCTCGAATCGGGCGATGGCGGCCAGAACCCTGCTTTGATTCGCTTGGGGAACTTGCGCCCGGCGGTATCGGTGGCCCTTCAGACGGAAGATGGCCGGTGCGCCATCCTGGCGGGCCTTGATGGCTATATCGGGCATGCAACCTTTGACGGGCGTGGGCTGGTGAATGTCAACTATGTACCCTCGGCGAATCACTGGCGCTGGGACCTGTTCCGGCAAGTCAAGGACAAGATCGATCGACTGCGGGCTCTGGTCGCCACAGCTGTGGAAGACAACCGGTTCCATGTCCGCTCGGAGGCCGAGGCGGAGGAACTGGGTCGACGAATCCGCGTCGAAAAGGCGATCGACCCCACCCTTGGCCTGTATGCCGCTTACGCTTTTCTGCAAGCCGGAAATATTGATGCTGTGAACAGTGTGCATGAATACATGTTGCATGATCTGCAGACCGACCTGTTCGACGTGAAAGCTCTGGCGACGCGCCATGCCCGCAAGAGCTGGCAGCTTGATCCCGTTGTGCCCTTCTGTCCCATGCTGACTCAGACCTGGAACCTGCTGCGGCCCCGCGGAATCCCCCTGCATCCGGTGCTGCAGGCAGCGCTTCCCCATCTGTGCAACGCCCTTTGGACCACGTTCACGCCCGAGGGGGCGATACCGATCCTGCAAGCCATCGAGAGAGGAGAACTGCTATGA
- a CDS encoding class I SAM-dependent DNA methyltransferase, whose amino-acid sequence MDHSVHNKIVSFIWSIADDCLRDVYVRGKYRDVILPMFVLRRLDCLLETTKDAVMEEVKFQRDDAGFTDLDPEGLREASGFVFYNTSPWTLKKLVDTAANNRQILEANFKAYLDGFSDNVKEIVDKFKLRAQVSHLAEKDVLLEVLEKFTSSYINLTPNEVRDPDGRKLPPLTNLGMGYVFEELIRKFNEENNEEAGEHFTPREVIDLMTHILFEPVKDALPPVITVYDPACGSGGMLTEAQDFITDPEGLIRAKADVYLYGKEINDETYAICKSDMMIKGNNPANIRCGSTLATDEFSGLRFDFMLSNPPYGKSWAGDQKHILDGKTVLDRRFEVPLKDFRGKLETVSATPRSSDGQLLFLMEMVNKMKDLEKGPAGSRIASVHNGSSLFTGDAGGGESNIRRYIIENDYLEAIIQLPNNLFYNTGITTYIWVLSNKKAEQRRGKVQLIDASQMFRKLRKNLGAKNCEFSPEDIREITRLYLEMPQAEVSKIFDNSDFGYYKVTIERPSRKAAQFTPERIATLRFVPALREVMEWAYEKWGAEVYSRLADHRKAIEAHLEKEEINLSTRQSKALFDPATWTYQKALLEVAEALMAEVGQELFMDFNLFVGKVDAVLKASQVKLTAGERNQLFNAVSWYDEKAERVVKKVHKLSGKKLNELLAELGCMKEQLADYGFWPTGTKGEYVEYESESDLRDTENVPLKDDIHGYFLREVRPHVDEGWINIDQTKIGYEISFNKYFYQHKPLRSLEEVMRDILALEAETEGLLKKLVSFGGGQ is encoded by the coding sequence TTGGATCATTCCGTTCACAATAAAATTGTCTCTTTCATCTGGTCCATCGCCGACGACTGCCTGCGCGACGTCTATGTGCGCGGCAAGTACCGTGACGTCATCCTTCCCATGTTTGTCCTGAGGCGACTTGACTGCCTTCTGGAGACGACCAAGGATGCGGTGATGGAGGAAGTCAAGTTCCAGCGTGACGATGCCGGTTTCACCGATCTTGACCCTGAGGGGCTCCGTGAGGCTTCGGGCTTTGTTTTTTACAACACCTCTCCCTGGACCCTGAAAAAACTGGTCGATACCGCCGCCAACAACCGGCAAATATTAGAAGCCAACTTCAAGGCATATCTCGACGGTTTCAGCGACAACGTCAAGGAGATCGTGGACAAGTTCAAGCTCCGTGCCCAGGTCAGTCACCTGGCGGAGAAGGACGTGCTGCTGGAGGTGCTGGAGAAGTTCACCTCATCCTATATCAACCTCACCCCCAACGAGGTTCGTGACCCGGATGGCCGCAAGCTGCCGCCGCTGACCAACCTCGGCATGGGTTATGTCTTCGAGGAACTGATCCGCAAGTTCAACGAGGAGAATAACGAAGAGGCCGGGGAACATTTCACCCCGCGAGAGGTTATCGATCTGATGACCCACATCCTTTTCGAGCCGGTGAAAGATGCCTTGCCGCCGGTCATTACCGTGTATGACCCGGCCTGCGGATCGGGGGGAATGCTCACCGAAGCGCAGGACTTCATCACCGATCCCGAGGGGCTGATTCGAGCCAAGGCGGACGTCTACCTCTACGGCAAGGAGATCAACGACGAGACCTACGCCATCTGCAAGTCGGACATGATGATCAAGGGAAACAACCCGGCTAACATCCGCTGCGGTTCGACGTTGGCGACGGACGAGTTTTCAGGTCTGCGCTTCGACTTCATGCTCTCGAACCCCCCTTATGGCAAATCCTGGGCCGGTGATCAGAAGCACATTCTCGACGGCAAAACCGTTCTGGACCGCCGCTTCGAGGTGCCGCTGAAGGATTTTCGCGGCAAGCTGGAGACCGTCTCCGCCACGCCCCGCTCCTCCGACGGCCAGCTTCTCTTCCTGATGGAGATGGTCAACAAGATGAAGGACCTGGAAAAGGGACCGGCCGGTTCGCGCATCGCCTCGGTTCACAACGGCTCGTCCCTTTTCACGGGCGATGCCGGCGGCGGCGAGAGCAACATCCGCCGCTACATCATCGAGAACGATTATCTCGAAGCGATCATCCAGCTCCCCAACAACCTCTTCTACAATACCGGCATTACCACCTACATCTGGGTTCTCTCAAACAAGAAGGCGGAACAGCGGCGCGGCAAGGTGCAGCTCATCGATGCCAGCCAGATGTTCCGCAAGCTGCGCAAGAACCTGGGGGCCAAGAACTGCGAATTTTCCCCCGAGGACATCCGCGAGATTACCCGACTCTACCTTGAAATGCCGCAAGCCGAAGTCTCCAAGATCTTCGACAATAGCGACTTCGGCTACTACAAGGTCACTATCGAGCGTCCCAGCCGCAAGGCTGCCCAGTTCACCCCCGAGCGGATCGCCACCCTCCGTTTCGTCCCGGCCCTGCGCGAGGTGATGGAGTGGGCCTATGAGAAGTGGGGGGCCGAGGTTTACAGCCGGCTGGCGGACCATCGCAAGGCCATCGAGGCGCATCTGGAGAAGGAGGAGATCAACCTTTCGACCAGGCAGAGCAAGGCGCTTTTCGATCCGGCGACCTGGACCTATCAGAAAGCCCTGTTGGAGGTGGCCGAAGCGCTGATGGCGGAGGTTGGGCAGGAGCTGTTCATGGACTTCAACCTGTTTGTCGGGAAGGTTGACGCCGTCCTCAAGGCGAGCCAGGTCAAGCTTACCGCCGGCGAGCGCAACCAGCTTTTCAACGCGGTGAGCTGGTACGACGAGAAAGCTGAGCGGGTGGTCAAAAAGGTGCACAAGCTGAGCGGCAAGAAGCTGAATGAGCTGCTCGCCGAACTCGGATGTATGAAGGAACAGTTGGCCGATTACGGTTTCTGGCCGACCGGGACCAAGGGGGAGTATGTCGAGTACGAGAGCGAGTCGGACCTGCGCGACACTGAGAATGTGCCCCTCAAGGACGACATCCACGGCTATTTCCTGCGCGAGGTGCGCCCCCACGTGGACGAGGGCTGGATCAACATTGACCAGACCAAGATCGGGTATGAGATCAGCTTCAACAAGTACTTCTACCAGCACAAACCGCTCCGGTCGCTGGAGGAGGTGATGCGGGATATTCTGGCGCTGGAGGCGGAGACTGAAGGACTGCTCAAGAAGTTGGTGAGTTTCGGAGGTGGGCAGTGA
- a CDS encoding S8 family serine peptidase — translation MGLGKRVPDWYGRLDLTDALPISKPTQASDLWMILYEDWFDQQKIAGDRTLIREVMAFRNHVEQSFPDAVVFDFLPILFVRGSRNKIESLSRVPRYRYAFPQTVEVDDYLPVLRGINALRSETGHQLFEWQAFVQKGGILPDDSFVGGMMPEGRYPSPLDSRLILSDPMIPRSTPPAWMPVLNLSIGPMLPENPLNPVLIALSAAANTHLVVVAAGNAGMLEGLSTLNGWAPLGSAMVVGATEDDQGLQLAKYSSTGLPADDRNHPDVVAWGDSPLGTGRGTSFAAPRVAKLGCLAAAAVFQVLRVQEECLGRSVGVPLVGWGMIDTGGEIAVLPAHDGSTVLPFGGIDEQVLGDTFQTARRTGKVFNFFLNGALLRSMIIKSAKRMPGYGVQQVGAGFVNEKLFLDWLARQTVEDFLAPFGPIDLIPSALRQRPVFHRDGLAGFADAAKRAQPIWFFDYERQRFGVNRSPDKGEQRLPLSGRGVSHGIQVALS, via the coding sequence ATGGGTCTCGGTAAAAGGGTGCCGGATTGGTATGGCCGTCTTGATCTGACGGATGCACTCCCGATCTCCAAGCCGACTCAGGCGTCGGACCTTTGGATGATCTTGTATGAAGACTGGTTCGATCAACAGAAAATCGCCGGCGACCGGACGCTGATCCGAGAGGTGATGGCCTTCCGAAACCACGTGGAGCAAAGTTTCCCGGACGCTGTTGTATTCGATTTTCTGCCTATCCTCTTCGTACGCGGTTCACGGAATAAAATAGAGTCGTTATCCAGGGTTCCTCGTTACAGATATGCATTTCCCCAAACCGTTGAGGTGGATGACTATCTCCCGGTGTTGCGGGGAATCAATGCGCTGAGGTCCGAGACCGGTCATCAACTATTCGAGTGGCAGGCGTTCGTGCAGAAGGGGGGGATTTTGCCGGATGATAGTTTTGTCGGTGGAATGATGCCGGAAGGTCGTTATCCTTCGCCCCTCGACAGCCGGCTTATTCTCTCTGATCCGATGATCCCCCGCAGCACACCGCCGGCCTGGATGCCGGTTCTCAACCTGAGCATCGGGCCGATGCTTCCGGAAAATCCCTTGAATCCGGTGCTCATCGCTTTAAGCGCGGCTGCCAATACCCATCTCGTGGTTGTCGCTGCCGGCAATGCTGGGATGCTGGAGGGGCTTTCGACCCTGAACGGATGGGCGCCTCTAGGCTCCGCCATGGTTGTCGGTGCGACCGAAGACGACCAGGGTTTGCAACTGGCGAAATACTCTTCGACCGGTTTGCCCGCAGATGACCGCAATCATCCGGATGTCGTCGCCTGGGGCGATTCCCCCCTCGGAACAGGCCGGGGCACCAGTTTTGCCGCACCGCGGGTGGCAAAACTTGGTTGCCTCGCCGCCGCGGCCGTCTTTCAGGTTTTACGGGTTCAGGAAGAATGCCTTGGTCGTTCTGTGGGTGTCCCGCTTGTCGGATGGGGCATGATCGATACGGGAGGAGAAATCGCCGTTCTGCCGGCACATGATGGCTCCACAGTCCTTCCTTTCGGCGGCATTGATGAACAGGTTTTGGGAGATACGTTTCAAACTGCCCGGAGGACCGGCAAAGTGTTTAATTTTTTCTTAAACGGCGCCCTGCTGCGATCCATGATCATCAAATCGGCTAAAAGAATGCCCGGATACGGCGTCCAACAGGTCGGAGCCGGTTTTGTGAATGAAAAATTGTTCCTGGACTGGCTCGCCCGGCAAACGGTGGAGGATTTTCTCGCCCCGTTCGGCCCCATCGATCTGATTCCTTCCGCTCTCCGCCAGCGGCCCGTGTTCCATCGCGACGGGCTGGCAGGATTTGCCGACGCCGCCAAGCGTGCACAACCCATCTGGTTTTTCGATTATGAGCGGCAACGTTTTGGAGTAAACAGATCCCCTGATAAAGGCGAACAGAGACTTCCTCTCTCTGGACGAGGGGTATCCCACGGCATTCAAGTGGCCTTGTCATAA
- a CDS encoding PhnD/SsuA/transferrin family substrate-binding protein produces MPSAGKNRNSGLTGCRFCSGAAALFLLFGAFLLPVDAAGQPLSPFRTGFSADLLAGVNETDARAGLRAWGLTVAVDRGIPVEPDVRVFKNTREMQIALQKKEVDVVSVSSVEYAFLRRKVNFAPLFLVRMDGELAEEYLLVVHRSGPVKSIKDLAGRHIKCSTDARNCLAPLWIDTLLFRQGLGSLDSLAGRITRETQITKILLPVFFRQADACIVTRNAFETMVELNPQLGQQLSIIETSPAYVPAMMAFRADYQPPYLKDLLEGVRSLHQTAAGRQVLLIFNSERIEEHPAAILQPTLELIEAHARLSKGKVPQ; encoded by the coding sequence ATGCCATCAGCTGGAAAAAACAGAAACTCCGGACTCACCGGATGCCGATTCTGCAGCGGTGCCGCGGCTCTTTTTCTACTATTCGGAGCCTTTCTGCTTCCAGTGGATGCTGCTGGTCAACCCCTTAGTCCTTTTCGCACCGGATTTTCCGCCGATCTGTTGGCTGGTGTAAATGAAACCGATGCCAGGGCGGGACTCAGGGCCTGGGGTCTCACCGTGGCTGTCGATCGGGGCATCCCCGTGGAGCCGGATGTCCGGGTTTTCAAAAATACCAGGGAAATGCAAATTGCCCTGCAGAAAAAAGAGGTGGATGTCGTGTCCGTGTCCTCGGTCGAATACGCTTTCCTGCGCCGGAAGGTAAATTTCGCGCCTCTTTTTCTGGTCAGGATGGATGGAGAGCTGGCAGAAGAATACCTGCTGGTGGTCCACCGCAGCGGGCCGGTGAAAAGCATCAAGGATCTTGCCGGGCGGCATATAAAATGCTCGACGGACGCGCGCAATTGCCTGGCCCCCCTGTGGATCGATACGCTTCTGTTCAGGCAGGGCCTTGGGTCCCTCGATTCCCTGGCCGGCCGCATCACCCGTGAGACCCAGATCACCAAGATCCTGCTCCCGGTATTTTTCCGCCAGGCCGATGCCTGCATCGTGACGCGGAACGCTTTTGAAACCATGGTCGAGCTCAATCCCCAACTCGGGCAGCAGTTGTCAATCATCGAAACCTCGCCGGCCTATGTGCCGGCCATGATGGCCTTCCGGGCCGATTACCAACCGCCCTATCTGAAGGACCTGCTGGAAGGGGTCCGCAGCCTGCATCAAACGGCGGCCGGCCGCCAGGTTTTGCTGATCTTCAACAGTGAAAGAATCGAAGAGCACCCGGCCGCCATTTTGCAACCGACCCTGGAACTGATCGAAGCCCACGCCCGGTTGTCAAAAGGGAAAGTACCTCAATGA
- a CDS encoding TolC family protein, which yields MSVRKLTFVLMMFLTIPVTAFSLPLQEAGKAPALSLEECIRAALENNRRRPASRYAVEMAEARHRQALAGYWPQIGLKGGYHRMDEAPNFLFPGRSFSVPEQSLPLPPGLGIAIVDPANNIVGSISSFPGQTIEVPDQDVKLMDEESFVASLEAQWLLYDGGMRKGYREQARGYLEMMKQESRRTDLEIVDSVKRLYYGAVLAGQLHQLGRDTLARMEATLGLTEMMYREGSGTVKKTDYLDNKVMVETLRSMVALLEKNDLMARAALANTMGLPWTASVDPADGDLPFRPVSVRLDELVGTAFRFNPDWAAIEAGLGAVEGALRTAGSGHYPKIAFTGELHKWWNDYDGGMATDENQEGWSVGLGLEIPIFSGFLTQNKVSEEKARLAKIKEERFLLKDGIGLQVRDTFLGLNAAEKSHQATLDAMTAAVENRDLNTRAYQHGLVETEKVIRAQLTEALMSAQHYKALYDHVALQSRLNLIVGSEVMKTLQQ from the coding sequence ATGAGTGTCCGGAAATTGACTTTTGTTTTGATGATGTTTTTAACCATTCCCGTAACGGCTTTCTCCTTGCCGCTGCAAGAAGCCGGAAAGGCGCCAGCCCTGTCCCTTGAGGAGTGCATCCGGGCGGCTCTCGAAAACAACCGCCGCCGGCCGGCGTCCCGCTATGCCGTGGAGATGGCCGAGGCCCGGCACCGGCAGGCTCTGGCCGGATACTGGCCGCAGATCGGGCTCAAGGGGGGCTACCACCGGATGGATGAAGCCCCGAATTTCCTGTTTCCCGGCCGCTCCTTTTCGGTGCCGGAGCAGAGTCTGCCCCTGCCTCCCGGTCTCGGCATCGCCATCGTCGACCCCGCCAACAATATTGTAGGCAGCATCTCATCCTTTCCCGGGCAGACCATCGAGGTTCCTGACCAGGATGTCAAATTGATGGACGAGGAATCCTTCGTGGCATCCCTGGAAGCGCAATGGCTGCTCTACGACGGCGGCATGCGCAAGGGCTATCGGGAACAGGCCCGGGGTTACCTGGAGATGATGAAGCAGGAGTCCCGCAGGACCGATCTCGAAATCGTCGACAGCGTCAAGCGCCTCTATTACGGAGCGGTGCTGGCCGGGCAGCTCCATCAGCTGGGTCGGGATACACTGGCCCGCATGGAGGCCACGCTCGGATTGACGGAAATGATGTACCGGGAGGGCTCGGGCACGGTCAAAAAAACCGACTATCTCGACAACAAAGTAATGGTCGAGACGCTGCGCTCCATGGTGGCGCTGCTGGAGAAGAACGATCTGATGGCCCGGGCGGCCCTGGCGAATACCATGGGGCTGCCCTGGACTGCCAGTGTCGATCCGGCTGATGGAGATCTGCCCTTCAGGCCGGTTTCGGTCCGGTTGGACGAACTGGTCGGCACGGCCTTTCGGTTCAACCCCGACTGGGCCGCCATCGAGGCGGGACTGGGAGCTGTAGAGGGGGCCCTGCGCACGGCCGGCAGCGGGCATTATCCCAAAATTGCATTCACCGGCGAACTGCACAAGTGGTGGAATGATTACGACGGCGGGATGGCCACCGATGAGAATCAGGAGGGGTGGAGCGTCGGACTGGGTCTGGAGATCCCGATCTTCAGCGGATTTTTGACTCAAAACAAGGTCTCGGAAGAAAAAGCCCGGCTGGCCAAAATAAAAGAGGAGCGGTTCCTGCTCAAGGACGGCATCGGCCTGCAGGTGAGGGATACCTTTCTGGGCCTGAATGCCGCCGAAAAATCCCACCAGGCGACCCTTGACGCCATGACGGCCGCCGTGGAGAACCGGGACCTCAATACCCGGGCCTACCAGCACGGACTGGTGGAAACAGAGAAGGTCATCCGCGCCCAGTTGACGGAAGCGCTGATGAGCGCGCAGCACTACAAGGCCCTCTACGATCACGTCGCTCTCCAGTCCCGGCTGAACCTCATCGTCGGGAGCGAAGTCATGAAAACCTTGCAGCAGTGA
- a CDS encoding PhnD/SsuA/transferrin family substrate-binding protein has product MRTILAVLLLLFAAGLSLAERCPDEAVDRPHFHIGVSARLFEKVKRNDAAAAFKAWGTSLARERGMKEMVDAFLFDEPTIMRSSLDSGELDGVCIPTDELMALGLKTDSVILPVRADGPTTSYALIVHRSSGIEEAAGLQGRRVIVHEGSGMSLGQGWLEAVLQEGAPKGKRRTADLVLTEKPMKGILEVFFRQADAALISTAAFEVACQMNPQLRQDLKVLKVSPPLIPVVFVFNHRFQGKSRKSVEEAILAFHQTPGGRQVLNMFQSSRMERHPISVLDETLRFISGRTDLQVLARTAQ; this is encoded by the coding sequence ATGAGAACGATTCTTGCCGTATTGCTGCTGCTGTTTGCTGCCGGACTGAGCCTGGCGGAGAGGTGCCCCGATGAAGCGGTGGACCGGCCCCATTTCCACATCGGAGTATCTGCCCGGCTTTTTGAAAAGGTCAAGCGCAATGATGCTGCGGCCGCCTTCAAGGCCTGGGGGACCAGCCTGGCCAGGGAGCGCGGTATGAAGGAGATGGTGGATGCCTTCCTTTTTGACGAACCGACTATCATGAGATCATCGCTCGACAGCGGAGAACTGGATGGGGTCTGTATCCCGACAGATGAATTAATGGCCCTTGGTTTGAAGACTGATTCCGTCATTCTTCCCGTTCGGGCCGATGGCCCCACCACCAGCTACGCCCTGATTGTGCACAGGAGCAGCGGCATCGAAGAAGCCGCCGGCCTCCAGGGACGGCGGGTCATCGTGCATGAAGGGTCCGGGATGTCCCTGGGCCAGGGATGGCTGGAAGCGGTTCTGCAGGAGGGAGCGCCGAAGGGGAAAAGGCGGACGGCGGATCTGGTCCTGACGGAAAAGCCGATGAAGGGGATATTGGAGGTCTTTTTCCGGCAGGCCGACGCGGCCCTGATCTCGACCGCTGCCTTTGAAGTGGCCTGCCAGATGAACCCGCAGTTGCGCCAGGACCTGAAGGTGCTGAAGGTTTCTCCCCCCTTGATCCCGGTGGTTTTCGTATTCAATCACCGTTTCCAGGGAAAGTCCCGGAAGAGTGTCGAGGAGGCGATCCTCGCGTTTCACCAGACCCCGGGCGGACGCCAGGTGCTGAACATGTTTCAGAGTAGCCGGATGGAGAGGCATCCCATTTCCGTGCTTGATGAAACCCTGCGGTTTATCTCCGGGCGGACGGATTTGCAGGTTCTGGCGAGGACGGCACAATGA